One genomic window of Pseudomonadota bacterium includes the following:
- the mutL gene encoding DNA mismatch repair endonuclease MutL, giving the protein MSASAASTPRARVALLETSVAERIAAGEVIERPSSIIKELVENAVDAGSTRIWVDIRDGGQSFLKVVDDGCGMSRDDAALALNRFATSKIRTWEDMENLQTLGFRGEALPSIIAVSRLELLTRETGAPSGTRIVARGADDVRVEDAGCAEGTTAMVTDLFFNTPARRKFLKSGVAEAARIVDLLGRFSLLHTNIHFRLTSGEREYFNLPHQYGLADRLKRLWQLDPKTPVAPLGHVRGDVKVSGVAVCPPTFASQGTRQVIYVNGRLVVSKQLSIAIAQGFEPLIPHRRFPMAVVFIELPSGDVDVNVHPTKSEVRFLHPDAVFRAVRDAIAQALTEADAQPQDHVEAIVRATDRDTPSGLVVDVDEASLHSPSAASAARVDSPTA; this is encoded by the coding sequence ATGAGTGCGTCGGCCGCAAGCACCCCCCGGGCGCGCGTCGCCCTCCTCGAGACCTCTGTGGCGGAGCGCATCGCCGCGGGCGAGGTCATCGAGCGGCCGTCATCGATCATCAAGGAGCTCGTGGAGAATGCCGTTGACGCCGGCAGCACGCGCATATGGGTCGACATCCGCGACGGCGGCCAGTCGTTCCTCAAGGTGGTCGACGATGGCTGCGGCATGTCGCGCGATGACGCGGCGCTTGCACTGAATCGCTTCGCGACGAGCAAGATCCGCACGTGGGAGGACATGGAGAACCTCCAGACGCTTGGCTTCCGCGGAGAAGCGCTTCCGAGCATCATCGCCGTGAGCCGTCTCGAGCTCCTCACCCGCGAAACCGGCGCCCCTTCCGGGACCCGCATCGTGGCCAGAGGGGCAGACGACGTGAGAGTCGAGGACGCCGGATGCGCCGAGGGCACGACAGCCATGGTCACCGATCTCTTCTTCAACACGCCCGCCCGTCGCAAGTTCCTCAAGAGCGGTGTCGCCGAGGCCGCGCGCATCGTCGACCTCCTCGGACGCTTCTCGCTGCTTCACACCAACATCCACTTCCGCCTCACCAGCGGCGAGCGTGAGTACTTCAACCTTCCTCATCAGTACGGCCTTGCCGATCGTCTCAAGCGCCTCTGGCAGCTCGACCCAAAGACGCCGGTGGCGCCCCTGGGGCACGTGCGCGGAGACGTGAAGGTAAGTGGCGTCGCCGTGTGCCCGCCTACCTTCGCCAGCCAGGGAACGCGCCAGGTGATCTACGTCAACGGCCGGCTCGTCGTGAGCAAGCAGCTCAGCATCGCCATCGCACAGGGATTCGAGCCGCTCATCCCGCATCGACGGTTCCCCATGGCCGTGGTCTTCATCGAGCTCCCCAGCGGTGACGTCGACGTGAATGTCCATCCCACCAAGTCGGAGGTCCGCTTCCTCCATCCGGACGCAGTCTTCCGCGCGGTGCGCGACGCAATCGCCCAAGCCCTGACCGAAGCAGACGCCCAGCCCCAGGATCACGTGGAGGCCATCGTGCGCGCTACCGATCGCGACACGCCCTCCGGGCTGGTGGTCGACGTGGACGAGGCGTCGCTGCACAGCCCCTCAGCAGCATCAGCCGCACGTGTCGATTCCCCCACCGCC